Part of the Ornithinimicrobium flavum genome, TGGTCAACGACGCCCTGGGGTCCGTGGCGGTGATCGTCAGCGCCGTCGTCGCGACCACGGGATGGGTGCGCGTCGATGCCCTCGCCGGGATGCTCATCGTCGCCCTGATCCTGCCGCGGGCCGTCGTCATCCTGCGCGAGGCCGGCTCGATCCTCCTCGAGGCCACTCCGCACGGGCTCGACCTCGACGACGTGCGGGGGCACCTGCTCGCGGTGCCGCACGTGCGGGACGTGCACGACCTGCACGCCTCCACCATCGCCACCGGCCTCCCCGTCCTGACCGCTCATGTGGTGGTGGACGAGCAGTGCTTCACCGGCGGACACGCGGCCGAGATGCTCACGCGCCTGCAGGGATGCGTCGCCGCCCACTTCGACGTCAGCGTGGAGCACTCGACCTTCCAGCTGGAGCCGCCCGGCCACGCCGCGAGCGAGCCCGGCAGGCACGTCTGACCGGGGCAGACGTGCCGTGCCCTCTCAGACCGCGGGGTAGGCCTGGCTCCGCAGCAGGCGGGCCAGGTGGGCGGCGTTGGCAGCCGCCGTGGCCGTGGCCGAGGCGGTCGGCTCCGGCGTGCGGTCGAGGTCCTTGAAGTCCACGGTGTGCATCGCCTCGCCGTTCCAGTAGGTGCCACCCTGGGCGGGGATGGTGAAGCCGACGTCGTTCAGCGACTGGTAGAGGATCGCCGTGATGTGGTGGGCCCCGTCCTCGTTGCCGACGACGACCGCGAGCGCGACCTTGCCGAAGGTGAGCAGCCGGCCCTGGTCGTCGGTCTCCGACAGCTCCGCGTCGAGGCGCTCCAGCACCCGCTGGGCGACGCTGGAGTGCTGCCCCATCCACGTCGGGGTGGCCAGCACCAGGATGTCGGCGGCCATGACCTTCTCGCGGATGGCCGGCCACTCGTCTCCCTCGCCCATGTCCAGCTCCACA contains:
- a CDS encoding flavodoxin family protein, with translation MTDAPLTALVLNCTLSPSPTESSTERLGQQVLDELARYDVTGTQVRVVDHDVRPGVELDMGEGDEWPAIREKVMAADILVLATPTWMGQHSSVAQRVLERLDAELSETDDQGRLLTFGKVALAVVVGNEDGAHHITAILYQSLNDVGFTIPAQGGTYWNGEAMHTVDFKDLDRTPEPTASATATAAANAAHLARLLRSQAYPAV